A genomic stretch from Chelmon rostratus isolate fCheRos1 chromosome 14, fCheRos1.pri, whole genome shotgun sequence includes:
- the LOC121617830 gene encoding E3 ubiquitin-protein ligase RNF43: MTVPLRRLAGLWPWLLMAALQVVLGQPGLESERPALRALIKVALLNHEPTGKPITLEGVFVGGSAGYAEGKLMQYHPLSLCNTSEDERQESDFITIVKLEHRVPRCLPLLDKARMALDKGAQAVIFDVSDDANAAAELRETDSLPRPVVLVEAEDAEELMGLVNKNEEAKVRIEIMVEQPRWPHYDVGILLTIVLAILTIVLIFAFRYKCKSNRTWDSVHQQTMRAISRLETKTYNSQGCSGSQRHRAAWGSASSSNSSPVCAICLEEFQDGQHLRIISCAHEFHKDCVDPWLLQHRTCPLCMHNIMGTERQPQRNRLQQSSEQSQGFLHAQPYASPRNHPFPQHAIPFSMRPHYPRGPSGPYPSLGHYTGSSPRDTQTLRFLTSRPLGSSCGYHLPAEGPGRPHRIGGNCRTSTHHYTPRRSCHNYRSSCPAQRSASSSRLHHAASITPQPRGAPAHSRQDEGSCSGGSYHTERSGYLADGPASDSSSGPCHGSSSDSVLNCTDVSLQGVYGSWSTFRSSLSSDYDPFVYYGPGPGHAPHRNSLEACAQARPRSLDSVVNKAGCPEEQPQTVFSHIHYHRHRHHHYEEGEHSQGPSRGSDEEQGAAAAAAAPAALVLDKDSPVCSPKHSPCQCSKPDPTDRPSPGAECQDHDPGSPTGPPVLVSPIPLQLQPHCCHQGHGHPPTPLGRVGGCVLDGPSVRFHQSLDLQDDRSIHIHYGQGPGFCCSPPELHPALLPVPLILDSGGLEDWPCCAGAHVVWQKRVQQARSEPQLLGPGTSMDRPPCRLHHGPAADRNTDICLYCQTLHHNQGSEEESGV; this comes from the exons TAtcaccctctgtctctgtgcaacaCGAGCGAGGATGAACGACAAGAGAGTGACTTTATCACCATTGTCAAACTGGAGCACAGGGTACCCCGCTGTCTGCCGCTGCTCGATAAg GCTCGCATGGCACTGGATAAAGGAGCTCAGGCCGTCATCTTTGATGTCAGCGATGATGccaatgctgctgctgag CTGCGAGAAACAGACTCCCTTCCCCGTCCAGTCGTGCTGGTTGAGGCGGAGGATGCTGAGGAGCTGATGGGTCTGGTCAACAAGAATGAGGAGGCCAAAGTTCGCATTGAGATCATGGTGGAGCAGCCTAGATGG CCACATTACGATGTGGGGATCCTGCTCACCATTGTCTTAGCTATTCTGACCATCGTCCTAATCTTCGCTTTCCGCTACAAGTGCAAGTCCAACAGAACCTGG GACTCTGTCCATCAGCAGACCATGCGGGCCATTAGTCGATTGGAGACCAAAACCTACAACTCCCAGGGCTGCTCAGGCTCTCAGCGCCACCGTGCCGCCTGGGGGTCAGCCAGCAGCTCCAACTCGAGCCCCGTCTGTGCTATCTGCCTGGAGGAGTTCCAAGATGGTCAG CATTTGAGGATCATCTCCTGTGCTCATGAGTTCCACAAAGACTGCGTCGACCCCTGGCTGCTGCAACACCGCACCTGTCCCCTCTGCATGCACAACATCATGG GGACGGAGCGGCAGCCCCAAAGGAACAGACTCCAGCAGAGTTCAGAGCAAAGCCAAGGTTTCCTGCATGCTCAGCCTTACGCCAGCCCACGCAACCACCCCTTCCCTCAGCATGCCATTCCCTTCTCTATGAGGCCCCACTATCCTCGTGGACCCTCTGGACCCTATCCCTCTCTGGGCCACTACACTGGCTCTTCTCCCAGGGACACCCAAACTCTACGTTTCCTCACCAGCAGGCCGCTTGGCTCCAGCTGTGGGTACCACCTTCCTGCAGAGGGTCCCGGGAGGCCCCACAGGATTGGCGGTAACTGCAGGACTTCCACCCACCACTACACCCCCCGCCGGTCCTGCCACAACTATCGCTCATCCTGTCCGGCCCAGCGCAGTGCGTCCAGCTCAAGACTGCACCACGCAGCCTCCATCACGCCACAGCCCCGCGGAGCACCGGCCCATAGCCGGCAGGACGAGGGCAGCTGCTCCGGTGGCAGCTACCACACAGAACGCAGCGGATACTTGGCCGATGGGCCAGCAAGTGACTCCAGCTCAGGGCCATGCCACGGCTCCTCCAGTGACTCGGTCCTCAATTGTACTGACGTGTCCCTGCAGGGGGTTTATGGCAGCTGGTCCACTTTCCGTAGCTCTCTGAGCAGTGACTACGATCCATTTGTGTATTATGGGCCAGGTCCTGGGCACGCCCCCCACAGGAATAGCCTGGAGGCGTGTGCCCAGGCCCGGCCCAGGTCTCTGGATTCTGTGGTGAATAAAGCAGGCTGCCCAGAAGAACAGCCTCAGACTGTGTTCAGCCACATCCACTACCACCGCCATAGACACCACCACTATGAGGAGGGGGAGCACAGCCAGGGCCCGAGCAGAGGCTCAGACGAGGAGCAGGGGGCCGCTGCTGCAGCGGCTGCACCTGCTGCTCTTGTCCTGGACAAAGACTCACCTGTGTGCTCTCCCAAGCACAGCCCCTGCCAGTGCTCAAAACCAGACCCCACAGATCGGCCCAGTCCCGGGGCAGAGTGCCAGGACCATGACCCCGGCAGCCCTACAGGGCCTCCTGTCCTGGTGTCCCCAATCCCCTTACAGCTTCAACCCCACTGTTGCCACCAGGGACACGGACACCCTCCCACTCCTCTTGGGCGAGTGGGTGGTTGTGTGCTTGATGGCCCCTCTGTTCGCTTCCACCAGAGCTTAGATCTGCAGGATGACCGTAGCATCCACATCCACTACGGCCAGGGCCCGggcttctgctgctctcctcctgaGCTGCACCCTGCTTTGCTCCCCGTGCCCCTCATTCTGGACTCTGGAGGTCTGGAGGACTGGCCTTGCTGTGCCGGGGCCCACGTTGTGTGGCAGAAGCGGGTGCAGCAGGCCCGCTCAGAGCCTCAGCTCCTGGGGCCTGGGACCTCTATGGACCGGCCACCCTGCAGGCTTCACCATGGCCCTGCTGCTGACCGCAACACAGACATTTGTTTGTACTGCCAAACATTACACCACAATCAGG GATCAGAAGAGGAGTCTGGTGTGTGA